The region CCAGTTCCACAGCACGCCGAGCAGTACGCCGCTCACCGCGACCACGAGCGCGATCAGTGCGCCCTCGCGCAGCTCACGGGCCAGCTCGGGGCCGCCGAGGCCGCCGTGGTCGGCGACGGGCGCGGCCTCGGGGTGCTGCGGCTCGTCGGGCGGTTGGTTGTCGGGTGGCGTCAGCGGTGCGGTCACCCCGTCATCGTGCCAGGTGGGGCTGGTGGGACCCGAAGCAGGACGGCCGTTCGGTGTGGTGGCGCCCGTCATCGGGACGCCGCCCGGCGGTACGCCCATGTGGCGACGGCCAGCGAGAGCACTCCCACGGCCGCGCAGACCCCCAGGTCGGCGCCGACCGCAACCCAGTCGGGATGCGGGTCGAAGCTGCGCGCCAGCGCCTCCACGCCGTAGGTCGAGGGCAGCAGATCGCGGGCCCAGCCGATCACCTCGGGCATCCGCTCGGCCGGCAGCACCCCCAGCAGCAGCGCCGCGGACATGCCCAACTGGCCGCAGAGCGTGGCGAGTTCGGGCCGGGGCGCGAGCAGGCCGAGGGCCGCGCCGAGACCGGCCAGTGCCGCCCCGGCGAGCGGGAGCACGGCGGCCAGCACCCACAGGTGGGCCATCGGCAGCTGGAAGAGCACACAGCCGGTGACCGCGGTGACCACCGTCCCCGGCACGGTGAAGGAGGCGTACGCGGCGGCGGCGCCGAGCACCACGGCGGCCGGCGGCACCGGCAGCGTGGCGTAGTGGTCGAGCCCGCCGCCGGCCCGCAGCTGGCCGAAGTACTGGGCGAGGAGGTTGAGCGCCACGAAGGCGACGACCAGCACGCTGGAGCCGGAGACCACGGACCGGGCCGCGTCCCCGCCGTCGACCACCCCGCGCAGCAGGACCATGATCCCGATGGACTGGAAGGTGGCGACGAACAGCAGCGGGATCCGTGCGACCCGGGCCCGGGAGAGCTGGGCACGGTAGACGGCGACCAGCGCGGGCACCAGACGGGCGCGCGGCGCCAGCGGGGCGGCCTCCTCGGGCCGCGCCCCGCTCGTGCCCGGGACCGCCCCGGCCACCGCCTGCGCGGGAACCACACTCACCGTGTCACCAAGCCTTCCTCGCTGCCCCCGTGGTCTTCCTTACGTCCGCCGCGGCGGTCCCCGTTCACGCCGTCCCGCTCTTCACGCCTTGACCAGCCCCTCCGCCCGGCCCCCCAGGGCCAGGTACACGTCCTCCAGGCTGGGCGTGGCCAGCGTGAAATCGTCCAGGGCCGCGAAGGCGGGTCCCGCGGTGACCGCGGCCACGGCGGACCGGGCGCGGTCGGCGGGCAGGCGCAGGGTCCAGCGGCGGCCGGAGGTGTGCGCGACGGCTTCGAGGACGGCGACCTCGGGCACCTCCAGCGGCGGGCGGTCGCGCCACACCAGCTCCAGCCGGACCTCCTCGCTCACCATTTCCTTGAGTCCGCCGGGCGTGTCGCAGGCGATGACGCGGCCCCGGTCGATCACCGCGACCCGGTCGAGCACGCTCTCGGCCTCCAGGACGTTATGGGTCACCAGCACCACCGTGGCGCCGCGCTCGGCCCGGCGCCGGTCCACCGCGGCCCACACGGCGCGCCGTGCGACCGGGTCCATCCCGGTGGTCGGCTCGTCCAGCACCAGCAGCGGCCGCTCGCCGATCAGCGCGGTGGCCAGGCAGGCCAGCCGCCGCTGCCCGCCGGACAGCTTCTTCAGGGCCCGTCCGGTGAGGTCCCCGAGGCCCAGCTCGCCGATCACGTCGTCCCGCTCGGCGCGCGCCTCGCGGGCACCGAGCCCGCGCAGCCGTCCGGTGGTCTCCACGGCCAGCGCGACCGTCATCTCGTCCAGGGCGGTGGACTCCTGGCCCAGGTAGCCCAGCAGCCGGGCGGCCCGCTCCGGGTGACGCACCAGGTCGTGGCCCAGTACGGAGATGCTGCCGGAGTCCGGGCGCAGCAGTCCGGTCAGCTGGCGGACCAGGGTGGACTTGCCGGCCCCGTTGGGGCCGAGCAGCCCGAAGATCTCGCCGCGGCGCACGTCCAGGGTGATGCCGTCGTTGGCGCGTACGGCGGTCGCCCGTGCCGCCCCGCGGCGCCCGCGCATCGCGGGGTACGTCTTGACCAGGTCCCGCACGGCGCACACCGGCACCCCGCGCTCCACCTGTTTTGCGCCCGTCCTCACGAGCTATGAGGGTACGCGTCCCCGGCCCGCCTCCGGGCCGCGGGGCTCGGCGGGCGGGCCCAAGGAGGCTGCCGTCG is a window of Streptomyces caniferus DNA encoding:
- a CDS encoding ABC transporter permease codes for the protein MSVVPAQAVAGAVPGTSGARPEEAAPLAPRARLVPALVAVYRAQLSRARVARIPLLFVATFQSIGIMVLLRGVVDGGDAARSVVSGSSVLVVAFVALNLLAQYFGQLRAGGGLDHYATLPVPPAAVVLGAAAAYASFTVPGTVVTAVTGCVLFQLPMAHLWVLAAVLPLAGAALAGLGAALGLLAPRPELATLCGQLGMSAALLLGVLPAERMPEVIGWARDLLPSTYGVEALARSFDPHPDWVAVGADLGVCAAVGVLSLAVATWAYRRAASR
- a CDS encoding ABC transporter ATP-binding protein, producing MRGRRGAARATAVRANDGITLDVRRGEIFGLLGPNGAGKSTLVRQLTGLLRPDSGSISVLGHDLVRHPERAARLLGYLGQESTALDEMTVALAVETTGRLRGLGAREARAERDDVIGELGLGDLTGRALKKLSGGQRRLACLATALIGERPLLVLDEPTTGMDPVARRAVWAAVDRRRAERGATVVLVTHNVLEAESVLDRVAVIDRGRVIACDTPGGLKEMVSEEVRLELVWRDRPPLEVPEVAVLEAVAHTSGRRWTLRLPADRARSAVAAVTAGPAFAALDDFTLATPSLEDVYLALGGRAEGLVKA